The genomic stretch GACAGGAAATGAAGAAGTTCAGAGAGAAGATTGACAGATGCTCATTCTGATGTTTCTCTGATGATCCTGTGGAGGAAGTGCTCTAGATCTGCGGGGCTTGTTTTAATGTGCTGTGATCCAGCAGCAGGAAGTCATGGATTAGCTTCCCATGATCCTCTCATTCCTCCCACGCTCATCCCGGAGCGGAAGTGGGTCACGTTCGGTCAACTGAGGATCACAGATCATCTGGACCTTCATCCGCTGATTTACACATTATTCAGTCAGTTTATTTGGTTTCATACTGATGATTATTCTTTCATCCAAAGCAACTGATTCTGCAGTGaactaaaaacatttctgctcatttaaataaagctgaaatataaatattatttgcaaaacttaaaattatgcactaaaattattaactgaAAGAAATAATCCTGAAATTCACTTCAACGTAATCATCTTTTTTTCCTAGAATCACTTGCCAAGACAGATTTGATCTTtctctgaattgcaatttagaAAGTTCCTCTTCCTCTGATTCTGACTGATTCAAACTCATTCCTGATGTTCAGTGAGCGAGAGAAAGACGAGCGTCTGCCTGGATCTCGGATCAAAACCTGCCGAAACAAGGCTGACGCTTGAGCGTGTCCGGCGACCTCAGCGCTCCGTCCTGTTCCCTGAAGACCAACAGCACATAACCGGGCATGACCTTTGACCTTGGAAAAACACAGTTGTCCAGCGATGGTGCAAATGAGATAAAGCGAATCTCACTGGATCACAGGCAGAGAACAGAAGCTCGGGTCATGTTTTACTTCTGAAGAAACGATTCACTGATACACACGAGAAAACAGCAGGTTTGTTTCTGTCCTTCATGCGTTCATGAAGTCACTCTGAGCGAAAAGACTCTTAGAGCAACATTTAATTTCACACCTTAATGGactttggtttgtttttttaacctgAACGTGTGTGTTTGATGATCCAGTTTATGACCGCATCCTTTCATCAGTTAAAGACGTTCGGCTGGTCATGTGATCCCAACATGAGATGACCTGCATATTTTCCAAAAATAACTCATTTATTtgcatataaaatgttttaaaagggACCTATAATGATcgtttcacaagatgtaatatcagtctctggtgtctccagaatgtgtttcagctcaaaatcccccacagatcatttattatagcttgtcaaatttgcccctatttgggtgtgagcaaaaacacgccgtttttgtatgtgtccctttaaatgcaaatgagctccgctttccagaagagggcggagctttaacagctcaacaacaacaaagctggagaatctcacgcagccaaaatgaggaaagtgttcagccttacattgttcaaaccggagtcgacactgatggagagactcaggaagaagttacaacttttagacgtttctgaatggttagtggataaattgatgtagttgctgtggagttgattcaactcatccactagcatgtgccgtcatgttcatcttttgtgttgaattgaccctcgtttgtgaagcagtccggcgtaaaatgacggcatttacaaaaacaactcttcctcttctctaaagcagcccaacatggccccgccccctttgttgtgtgttctcgggggcgggtttatgcaaattttagggtttgtgatgtcacaaacctgggatgaagctcattgtagtccctaccagccgtttaaaaagcgatttctgtaaaagaaaagatcaatatattgtttatgatcaaacagcaacattacacactaactaaagttaaaaaagtcaaatcataatcaaccagccctttaataagaaaaaatgaCTTGAAATTCCTACATTCTGGAACCAAATCTCATGCAGAAGAGAGATGATCTGATTACGTTTCACGTCACATCATCAGCGTCACTGTGCTTTCAGCAGGCCGAGCTCGGCTCTCAGATAAACGACGATTAATAATGGAAGCAGCGATGACGTCAGAGAGCAGGACTTTAGCGCTCATGCTAATACTCACTGGAGAAGTGCATGATGGGAGTGATAAGGTAAAAGGCTGAAGCGGTTCCCTGGCAGCGCTGATCATGTACAAACCCTGAATATAAAGTGAATCTTCCAGATGGCCTGAATTAAACAGACAATCACTGCTTCCCGAAACACGATTATCTTACGGGGAAACTGTTGATTTCAcaaataagtgtgtgtgtgtgtgtgtgtgtgtgtgtgtgtgtgtgtgtgtgttgatcgGGGTTAATTTCAGGTCATATGGACGGATTAATCACGGGAATAACAGCATTCAGCTGCTGAAATCTGTGTACATGTGACAGTTAAAGAAGAGTCaatactgaacacacacacacacacacacacatgaaactGTAAATCATTAAAGTCTTTCAGTATTTTCTGACAGCTCAGATATTGTTCATCCAATAAAAGGAAAAGCAAATCAAAAGTTCTTTATAGTTTTGCAGGGAAAACAGTAACCAAGCAACTGGAAAAGACATTTTACTTTAGACTGAGAGGCAAAAACAACTTCGTTTGAAGCTTCAAAACACTATAATCAGACTTCAGCAGCACAGTGTCATATGAGCCCAATCCATCAGAACATCCTTAAACCAGAACTAAACTCAAGCACTGACCAGCTAATGTTGAGCTTCTAACAAAAGCCATCAGATGATGTTTCATGAATATCTGCATTCAGTAGCTGTGTTTCCTTCCAactatttttatgcacattttgagatattgcataaaaaaatgctgaatggAAACGGCAAAGATACACATAAATTCTTAAAATAAAACCGTATGTGCTCTATTGAGGCAGCTCATTTCTTTATCAGATTAGTagacatgcacataaactacgACGGAAGAACATTTAccgaataaaaacaaaaaccgtcatgtgactttggctcagcagaggctgtgattggataactgcactaaccagcggaccaatcgcatcgcagcatctcaaatgttggtttggtggttcTGAAACGTCTgagtcaaagtctgtcatcagaatgatttggtttaatttctCCAGAAGCGTCTCACACGATTGTGTTCCCAAAAAGATGAGTCTGACGCTCTGAGATGAACTCATTTATGATGGAGGAGAAAAGAGCCCGATTGAAGAAACGTACAGTTTATTACTGATATTTTGTTCTAATTTCTCAGGAAATGATgatttgttctcttgaacacatgggatggaaactGCTTTATTCTCAAATGTTTTATGTCATATTCTAATTTTGTGCATTAGTTAAATTCTCAGATTTGGATGGAAAAAGCTCATGATGACGGTGTTGCACGTCCACTTATTTTTACATAATCACTTAAAATAAGGACAGTCGTGGGTgtttttggactttttttttccagaatatGTCCTTGTTTTCTGGTTTCACACGGTTTTCCTGGTGTGTGTGCCTGACAGATGGACAATTctgaaatacaattatttttggttgaaaatatattattttgcagCATATTATGCAATTTAGCCAATGTTTTATCTCACATTTTTGTGTGCTTTCTATGTTGCTTAATGACATTAAGATCTGCTCATTCTTCCCTATCGAGTCACAAACACTAACAGGCTTTCGATAAACGAGTCTGTAAATCAGCGTCAGATATGGTCAACACGGCTGCCTAGTTGTCTTGATGAATCAATATCTGCGAGAGGTGCGTCTGTTCGTCTGATCCAGAATGATGCTGCATCACGAAAACATCAAACAGATGATTGACATCAGAGTGAAAATATGTTCAATACTGTATGAGCATCTCcagatttcatcagaaagatGATGTTCATCTGAACCAGAGACTATCAGGGTATTTGAAGCAAATAAAGAGTGAATGTGGCTCATTGAACTGAATCAGTGTTTAATTGAGTCTCATTAACTGAATGATAATTACTGTATAATTCACATACTATCAGCACAACACACTCTCAGTTATCATGTTGATGAGATATCGTCCACAAGCCTCCAGAGATGAAATGTTTTATTACGAAATGGCTTTGATAAAAaggaataatttacatttgtCCTGTATTTTAGACATCAGTGTCGATCTTCTGGTTGTGAACCTTTTAAAAATCGACCTTCACACAAAATACAGAAGGGAAAGAGAGTGAGCGTTTGTGCAGGTGTGTGAAAAACTAACAGACACGTCCATGTGGAAGCTCTTTCTGCCACAAGAAGAACAAAATCATGCTTCGGTAAATCATAATCATGACTTTCTGCTTCATAtgtatgagataaaaagttgaaattgagaTCAATAGTCATACTGAGTTATAATTGACAGATTCGAgatttcaaatttgaatcaacataatgaaaaaaaaagttgaaataatgagataaaaagacgacatactaagtcataattatgacaaaaattcaatattttgacaaaaagtcaaaattataacCTACTAAGTGATACTTATAAGATAAAAAGTTATGACATACTGTTATAAttgatataaaatcaaaattatattactaaaattatgagaaaagtcAAGAGATAAAAtgtcatcatgaaataaaaattagacATATAGTCCAAATTATGACATATTTAGTGATAATTATGAGTAATGGttatgagaaaaagtcaaaatcaTGACATACTAAATTTTAATTAGGCCTATGAGATTAAAAGTCAtgattatgagataaaaaaattTGACATTgtactaaatcataattatgtgattaaagtcgaaattatgagataaaaagtgaaaattatgaTACAAATggaaaattatgagataaaaacatactaagtcataattatgccAAAAATTCGACATTCAAAATTATGACCTACTAAGtgataattatgagataaaaagttatgACATACTGTTAGAATTTATATCAAATCAAAATTATATCATACTAAAATTAtactaaattataatttaatgtcATGATTTTGatttaagagataaaatgtCATCATTATGAGATGACAAATAGTCCAAATTATGACATATTTagtaattatgacatactattatgagataagtcaaaattatgactttaattACAAgataaaaatgttgaaattatgagataatattaataattatgatataaaaagttgACATGCTGTTATAATTTATGTAAAAATCGAAATTAATAGttatgagaaaaagtcaaaatcatgacaattatgagattaaagtCGAAATTGTGGgataaaaagtcaaagttatgaagtactaaatcataattatgagattaaagtcacaattatgagataaaaagtcaaagttatgaagtactaaatcataattatgagattaaagtcacaattatgagataaaaagtcaaagttatgaagtactaaatcataattatgagattaaagtcacaattatgagataaaaagtcaaagttaTGAAGTACTAAATGATCATTTTGAgattaaagtcataattatgagataaaaagtcaaagttaTGAAGTACTAAATGATCATTTTGAgattaaagtcacaattatgagataaaaagtcaaagttaTGAAGTATTAAATGATCATTTTGAgattaaagtcataattatgagataaaaagtcaaagttaTGAAGTACTAAATGATCATTTTGAgattaaagtcacaattatgagataaaaagtcaaagttaTGAAGTACTAAATGATCATTTTGAGATTAAAGTGGCTATGAGATATTTTTGTGTCAATTATAATTGACAAAAGCGTGATTTTTCCTCCTCCTGTGTCGGGAATGAGCTTCCACAGAAGATGCTCTCGGCTGGAAACAGTCATGACGAGGTCAGTCGGTCCCGGGAAACTCTTCTCTTCCCGCAGCAGCTCGTGAAAGTCGCCTCACTTCTACAGTCGAATCACGGCATCGCGCAGACGCTCGCGGTACTGATCCAGCCAGTGTCGGAGCTCGGAGATCCGGTAGCCCTCCGGTCCCCTACCGCCCTGATACACCACCTTCCCGTCCTGCACGATATAAAGTCTGTCGAAATAAGCCCCGTACGCGCTGTTGGAAGAGTTCTCCATGCTGTCGGCCACTATCGCGCAGCCCGGCGCCTCGCGCTCCATCAGCCGCGCGGCGCTCAGTCGCTCCTCCAGACTCCGGTGCTTGCGGATCTGATACGGCGCGTCGGAACTGATCCAGCCGTCGGACGGATGCGCCTCTTCGATGTAAACCACCAGAGCATCGGCGATGTCCGCGTACTGAAGCACGAGCCGCTGGAACACCTTCAGGCGCTTCATGAACGGCGGTCAGCTGCAACTGCCGAAATTCAGCACCAGCGGCCGCTGACCGCGCGCGAACTCCAGGATGCGTTTGCGCTTGAGCTCCGCGAGCGGAACCACTTCACTGTTGGGCGCTGCGTGGCCGAGGCGCGCGGACTTCATCCAGTCCAGCTTGTGTCCGTGGAAAACCGCTTTGAGCGACTCCCAGCTGAACATGCGGTTGTTGTCGGAGACGCACAGCGGAGGGtcttcatcctcctcctcttcctcgcCGTGATGGAATAAAACTCTCTTTCTCACGCACAGAAAATCAAGACACCACAGCATGAACGCGGCGACGAGAAATCGCGGTAAGATGACCAAGCACACGAGCGCGCTTTTCAGCGCCTTCATCGTATTCATGATCAATCATATGAcagcgagagaaagagagagagagagtttctgATGTTCAGCCGCTCAACTTCCCTTTtatatgatgaatggatgtCAGTCAGTCACTCCGCCTCCAAACACATGCTGGAATAAACCACAGACGGGAATATCACGCGAAAATGGCATTCCGTCGAGGACCGGAGTGACACCggattacatttgaaaatgaaaacactCTTGATCGCGTCAAAGACTTCAGAACTTTGACTGTTGCGCACGAATGGAAGCGCGGCGAAAGTTCATATGATCTGAAGGGACTGGAGCCTGTGAGAGTCGGATCGTGTCATCATCACCTGCAGACACTAGGCGGCGCTCGCGACTCTCGCCATCAACTGGGGTCTTGATCAATCTCTGAGCAGCTCAGTTACACACGAATCATTGTGCATTCACTGCCGCCTCACACCAGATACAAACTACAGGAGTTTCAGTCAGTCTTTAACTCTGGAACTCTGAAGAGCAAAAGAAGGTTTCAGCTTCAAGCCTTCAACCTTTCAGCTGCAGCTCAATGATCTCACTGCGTTTCTACACTGCAAAGTGATGCAACAAACCTGGATCACTCCTATTATGAGCACAAAACTGTCTAAAAAAAACTTCACAGCAAATGGTTTTTAATTCTCTGGAGGAGGTTGAAAACAATAGTTCATCAAGTACACTACACGCTTTCAAGAAGTACACTTGAATTAGATTTCAGATGTTTTGATCTTGAGTACTAAGCGTTAAGACCCGTTTACACTAAGGACCATAAACTCTGacggccaatcagaatccatcctgcattaaaggattagttcacttcggaattaaaatttcctgataatttactctcctccatgtcatccaagatgttcatgtctttctttcttcagtggaaaagaaatgaaggaaaacattccaggatttttctccatatagt from Megalobrama amblycephala isolate DHTTF-2021 linkage group LG5, ASM1881202v1, whole genome shotgun sequence encodes the following:
- the dio3a gene encoding iodothyronine deiodinase 3a translates to MNTMKALKSALVCLVILPRFLVAAFMLWCLDFLCVRKRVLFHHGEEEEEDEDPPLCVSDNNRMFSWESLKAVFHGHKLDWMKSARLGHAAPNSEVVPLAELKRKRILEFARGQRPLVLNFGSCSUPPFMKRLKVFQRLVLQYADIADALVVYIEEAHPSDGWISSDAPYQIRKHRSLEERLSAARLMEREAPGCAIVADSMENSSNSAYGAYFDRLYIVQDGKVVYQGGRGPEGYRISELRHWLDQYRERLRDAVIRL